From one Pieris brassicae chromosome 5, ilPieBrab1.1, whole genome shotgun sequence genomic stretch:
- the LOC123710486 gene encoding myosin heavy chain, muscle isoform X23 has product MPKPIVQEGEDPDPTPYLFVSLEQKRIDQSKPYDGKKACWVPDEKEGFLQGEIKATKGDLVTVNLPGGETKDFKKDFVTQVNPPKYEKCEDMSNLTYLNDASVLYNLKQRYYHKLIYTYSGLFCVAINPYKRFPVYTTRCARLYRGKRRSEVPPHIFAISDGAYVNMLTNHENQSMLITGESGAGKTENTKKVIAYFATVGASQKKDASQEKKGSLEDQVVQTNPVLEAFGNAKTVRNDNSSRFGKFIRIHFGPSGKLAGADIETYLLEKARVISQQALERSYHIFYQMMSGSVNGLKAMCLLSDNVHDYNIIAQGKTTIPNVDDGEECLLTDQAFDILGFTQEEKDNVYKITAAVMHMGGMKFKQRGREEQAEADGTEDGEKVAKLFGVDCADLYKNLLKPRIKVGNEFVTQGRNKDQVTNSIGALCKGVFDRLFKWLVKKCNETLDTKQKRQHFIGVLDIAGFEIFDYNGFEQLCINFTNEKLQQFFNHHMFVLEQEEYQKEGIHWEFIDFGMDLLACIDLIEKPMGILSILEEESMFPKATDQTFVEKLNNNHLGKSPPYLKPKPPKPGCQAAHFAIGHYAGNVGYNITGWLEKNKDPLNDTVVDQFKKGSNKLLIEIFADHPGQSGDAGAGGGGKGAGGKRAKGSAFQTVSSLYREQLNNLMATLRSTQPHFVRCIIPNELKQAGLIDSHLVMHQLTCNGVLEGIRICRKGFPNRMVYPDFKLRYKILAPQAVAKESDPKKIAQIILETTDLDVESYRLGHTKVFFRAGVLGQMEELRDDRLSKIVSWLQSYIRGYLSRKEFKRLQEQRIALQVVQRNLRKYLQLRTWPWWKLWQRVKPLLNVTRIEDEIAKLEEKAQKAQEAFEKEEKLRKEVEALNAKLLEEKQALLSNLEGEKGSLSEVQERANKLQAQKADLENQLRDTQDRLTQEEDARNQLFQGKKKLEQEISGLKKDVEDLELSIQKSEQDKATKDHQIRNLNDEIAHQDELINKLNKEKKLQGESTQKTSEELQAAEDKVNHLNKVKQKLEQTLDELEDSLEREKKLRGDVEKQRRKVEGDLKLTQEAVTDLERNKKELEQTIQRKDKEISSLTAKLEDEQSLVSKLQKQIKELQGRIEELEEEVESERQARAKAEKQRADLARELEELGERLEEAGGATSAQIELNKKREAELSKLRRDLEEANIQHESTLASLRKKHNDAVAEMGEQLDQLNKLKAKAEKERSQYFSEVNDLRAGLDHLSNDKAAQEKIVKQLQHQLNEVQNKADEANRTLNDLDAAKKKLSIENSDLLRQLEEAESQVSQLSKIKVSLTTQLEDTKRLADEESRERATLLGKFRNLEHDLDNIREQVEEEAEGKADLQRQLSKANAEAQLWRSKYESEGVARSEELEEAKRKLQARLAEAEETIESLNQKVVALEKTKQRLATEVEDLQLEVDRATAIANAAEKKQKAFDKIIGEWKLKVDDLAAELDASQKECRNYSTELFRLKGAYEEGQEQLEAVRRENKNLADEVKDLLDQIGEGGRNIHEIEKARKRLEAEKDELQAALEEAEAALEQEENKVLRAQLELSQVRQEIDRRIQEKEEEFENTRKNHQRALDSMQASLEAEAKGKAEALRMKKKLEADINELEIALDHANKANAEAQKNIKRYQQQIKDLQTALEEEQRARDDAREQLGISERRANALQNELEESRTLLEQADRARRQAEQELGDAHEQLNDLSAQSASLSAAKRKLESELQTLHSDLDELLNEAKNSEEKAKKAMVDAARLADELRAEQDHAQTQEKLRKALEQQIKELQVRLDEAEANALKGGKKAIQKLEQRVRELENELDGEQRRHADAQKNLRKAERRIKELTFQAEEDRKNHERMQDLVDKLQQKIKTYKRQIEEAEEIAALNLAKFRKAQQELEEAEERADLAEQAISKFRGKGRAGSTARGVSPAASVKGRI; this is encoded by the exons ATGCCGAAGCCAATTGTCCAAGAGGGTGAGGACCCTGATCCGACCCCATACCTGTTCGTATCACTCGAACAGAAGCGCATCGACCAAAGCAAGCCCTACGATGGTAAGAAGGCTTGCTGGGTACCAGACGAGAAAGAGGGCTTCCTACAGGGAGAAATTAAAGCCACCAAGGGGGACCTGGTGACCGTCAACCTCCCTGGAGGCGAG ACAAAAGACTTCAAGAAGGACTTTGTTACTCAAGTGAACCCGCCTAAATACGAAAAATGTGAGGATATGTCCAACTTGACATACCTCAACGACGCTTCCGTTTTGTATAACTTGAAGCAGAGATATTATCATAAGCTCATTTAC ACATACTCGGGTCTCTTCTGTGTGGCTATCAACCCTTACAAGAGGTTCCCCGTGTACACGACACGATGTGCCAGGCTCTACCGAGGCAAGCGTCGCTCGGAAGTGCCTCCCCACATTTTCGCCATTTCCGACGGTGCTTACGTCAACATGTTAACCAACCACGAGAATCAATCTATGTTGATTAC CGGTGAGTCTGGTGCTGGTAAGACTGAGAACACGAAGAAGGTAATTGCGTACTTCGCGACCGTTGGTGCGTCTCAAAAGAAAGATGCAAGCCAGGAGAAGAAGGGCTCTCTAGAGGACCAAGTCGTACAAACTAACCCTGTACTTGAAGCCTTCGGTAACGCCAAGACCGTCCGTAACGACAACTCCTCCCGTttc GGTAAATTCATCCGTATCCACTTCGGACCATCAGGAAAACTGGCCGGAGCTGACATTGAAACTT ATCTGCTGGAGAAGGCCCGTGTAATCTCCCAGCAGGCGCTGGAACGTTCTTACCACATCTTCTACCAGATGATGTCCGGCTCCGTCAATGGACTTAAGG CCATGTGTTTGCTGTCCGACAACGTACATGATTATAACATCATAGCGCAAGGAAAAACTACAATTCCCAATGTTGATGATGGAGAGGAATGTTTATTGACCGAT CAAGCCTTCGACATCCTGGGTTTCACTCAAGAGGAGAAAGACAATGTTTACAAGATCACAGCTGCTGTCATGCACATGGGTGGTATGAAGTTCAAACAGAGGGGTCGTGAGGAGCAAGCTGAGGCTGACGGCACTGAG GACGGTGAGAAGGTCGCTAAGTTGTTCGGTGTTGACTGCGCTGACCTATACAAGAACTTGTTGAAGCCCCGCATTAAGGTCGGAAACGAGTTCGTGACCCAAGGTCGTAACAAGGACCAGGTTACCAACTCCATTGGTGCCCTCTGCAAGGGTGTGTTTGACAGGCTGTTCAAGTGGCTCGTCAAGAAGTGTAACGAGACTCTTGACACCAAGCAAAAGAGACAGCACTTCATTGGTGTGCTTGATATCGCCGGTTTCGAGATCTTCGAC TACAATGGGTTCGAACAACTTTGCATTAACTTCACAAATGAAAAACTGCAACAATTCTTCAACCATCACATGTTTGTGTTGGAGCAAGAGGAGTACCAGAAAGAGGGCATCCACTGGGAGTTCATTGATTTTGGAATGGACTTGCTCGCCTGTATTGACCTTATCGAAAAG CCCATGGGTATCCTCTCCATTCTTGAAGAAGAGTCTATGTTCCCGAAAGCCACCGATCAGACCTTCGTTGAGAAGTTGAACAACAACCACTTGGGTAAATCCCCTCCTTACCTGAAGCCCAAGCCCCCCAAGCCCGGTTGCCAAGCAGCTCACTTCGCCATTGGTCACTACGCCGGTAAT GTCGGTTACAACATCACTGGATGGCTTGAGAAGAACAAGGACCCCTTGAACGACACTGTCGTTGACCAGTTTAAGAAGGGAAGCAACAAACTGTTGATTGAGATCTTCGCTGACCACCCTGGTCAGTCCGGAGATGCCGGTGCTGGTGGCGGTGGCAAGG GAGCTGGAGGCAAGCGTGCCAAGGGTTCCGCCTTCCAGACTGTATCATCGCTGTACAGG GAACAACTTAACAATTTGATGGCCACACTGAGGTCAACCCAACCTCACTTCGTACGTTGTATCATCCCCAACGAGTTGAAGCAGGCTG GTCTCATCGACTCCCACCTTGTGATGCACCAGCTGACATGTAACGGTGTGCTTGAGGGTATCCGTATCTGTCGTAAAGGTTTCCCCAACAGGATGGTCTACCCCGACTTCAAGCTCCG CTACAAGATCCTGGCCCCACAAGCAGTTGCCAAGGAATCCGATCCTAAGAAAATCGCTCAAATTATCCTGGAAACGACTGACTTGGATGTCGAATCGTACCGTCTGGGTCACACCAAG GTATTCTTCCGCGCCGGAGTCCTGGGTCAGATGGAAGAGTTACGTGACGACAGATTGTCTAAGATCGTTTCTTGGCTACAATCCTACATCCGTGGTTACCTTTCACGTAAAGAATTCAAGAGGTTGCAGGAACAgag AATCGCTCTCCAAGTTGTCCAGCGCAACTTGCGCAAATACCTGCAGCTCCGCACCTGGCCATGGTGGAAGTTGTGGCAGAGGGTCAAGCCCCTCCTCAACGTCACCCGTATCGAGGACGAGATTGCG AAACTCGAGGAGAAGGCGCAAAAGGCCCAGGAGGCTTTCGAGAAGGAAGAAAAGCTCCGCAAGGAGGTGGAGGCTCTCAACGCCAAGCTGTTGGAGGAAAAGCAAGCGCTGCTTTCCAACTTGGAAGGAGAGAAGGGCTCTCTCAGCGAAGTGCAGGAACGCGCTAACAAACTGCAGGCTCAAAAGGCCGACCTCGAAAACCAACTTAGG GACACACAAGACCGTCTTACACAAGAAGAGGATGCCCGCAATCAGCTCTTCCAGGGCAAGAAGAAGTTGGAACAGGAAATCTCTGGACTCAAAAAGGATGTTGAAGACCTGGAGCTTTCCATCCAGAAGTCTGAACAAGACAAGGCCACCAAGGATCACCAAATTCGCAACTTGAACGATGAGATCGCCCACCAAGATGAGCTCATCAACAAGTTGAACAAAGAAAAGAAGTTACAGGGCGAGAGCACCCAGAAGACATCTGAGGAGCTCCAAGCCGCCGAGGACAAGGTCAACCACCTTAACAAGGTTAAGCAAAAGTTGGAACAGACCCTCGACGAGCTCGAAGATTCATTGGAGCGTGAAAAGAAACTCCGCGGTGACGTCGAGAAGCAGAGGAGGAAGGTTGAGGGTGACCTCAAGCTTACTCAGGAGGCCGTCACTGACTTGGAGCGCAACAAAAAAGAACTCGAACAAACCATCCAACGCAAGGACAAGGAGATCTCTTCCCTCACTGCCAAGCTCGAAGACGAACAATCTCTGGTCAGCAAACTCCAGAAACAGATTAAGGAACTACAGGGCCGCATCGAAGAACTCGAAGAGGAAGTGGAGTCGGAGAGACAAGCCCGTGCCAAGGCCGAAAAGCAACGCGCCGACCTCGCACGTGAGCTTGAGGAGCTCGGCGAGCGTCTGGAGGAGGCCGGTGGTGCCACCTCTGCTCAAATCGAGCTCAACAAGAAGCGTGAGGCTGAACTTAGCAAACTGCGTCGTGACTTGGAGGAGGCTAACATCCAACACGAGTCCACACTCGCTAGCTTGCGCAAGAAGCACAACGATGCCGTAGCCGAGATGGGCGAGCAGCTTGACCAGCTCAACAAGCTCAAGGCTAA GGCTGAGAAAGAGCGCTCTCAATACTTTAGCGAAGTCAATGACCTTCGTGCCGGTCTCGACCATTTGTCCAACGATAAG GCTGCCCAAGAAAAGATCGTTAAGCAACTCCAACACCAACTCAATGAGGTACAAAACAAGGCTGATGAAGCTAACCGTACCCTCAACGACTTGGACGCTGCTAAGAAGAAGCTCTCCATCGAGAACTCTGACCTGCTCCGCCAACTCGAAGAAGCTGAATCCCAAGTCTCACAGCTGTCCAAGATCAAGGTGTCTCTCACAACTCAGCTTGAGGACACCAAGAGGCTTGCTGACGAAGAATCCAGG GAACGCGCTACACTTCTTGGCAAGTTCCGCAACTTGGAGCACGATTTGGACAACATCCGCGAGCAAGTTGAAGAGGAAGCCGAGGGCAAGGCTGATTTACAACGCCAATTGTCCAAGGCTAACGCTGAAGCCCAATTATGGCGATCCAAGTACGAATCCGAGGGAGTCGCCCGCTCCGAGGAGCTCGAGGAAGCCAAGCGCAAGCTCCAGGCTCGCCTTGCAGAAGCCGAGGAGACCATTGAATCACTTAACCAGAAGGTTGTTGCTCTTGAAAAGACGAAGCAACGCCTTGCTACTGAAGTTGAGGACTTACAGCTCGAGGTCGACAGAGCCACTGCCATTGCCAACGCTGCTGAGAAGAAACAGAAGGCGTTCGACAAGATCATTGGTGAATGGAAACTCAAGGTTGATGACCTGGCGGCTGAACTTGATGCCAGCCAAAAGGAATGCCGCAACTACTCTACTGAACTGTTCCGCCTTAAAGGTGCCTACGAAGAAGGCCAAGAACAACTCGAAGCCGTTCGTCGCGAAAACAAGAACCTCGCTGATGAAGTCAAGGACTTACTTGACCAAATCGGTGAAGGAGGCCGCAACATTCACGAAATTGAAAAGGCTAGGAAGCGTCTTGAAGCCGAGAAGGATGAACTCCAGGCGGCTCTTGAAGAGGCTGAAGCTGCTCTTGAACAAGAAGAAAACAAGGTCCTGCGCGCACAACTGGAGTTGTCACAGGTCAGACAAGAGATCGACAGGAGGATCCAAGAGAAGGAAGAGGAATTCGAAAACACGCGCAAGAACCACCAGCGTGCACTTGACTCTATGCAAGCCTCCCTCGAAGCTGAAGCCAAGGGCAAGGCTGAGGCGCTGCGCATGAAGAAGAAGCTTGAGGCCGACATTAACGAACTTGAGATCGCTCTCGACCACGCTAACAAGGCCAACGCTGAGGCACAGAAGAACATCAAACGCTACCAGCAACAGATTAAGGATCTCCAGACCGCTCTTGAAGAGGAACAACGTGCCCGGGATGATGCCCGTGAACAGCTCGGAATCTCTGAACGTCGTGCTAACGCACTCCAGAATGAACTTGAGGAATCCCGTACTCTCCTAGAACAAGCTGACCGTGCCCGTCGTCAAGCTGAACAAGAATTGGGTGACGCTCATGAACAACTCAATGATCTGTCCGCCCAGAGTGCATCACTCTCCGCCGCCAAGAGGAAACTCGAGTCTGAATTACAGACTCTTCACTCTGACCTTGACGAACTCCTCAACGAGGCCAAGAACTCAGAAGAGAAAGCAAAGAAGGCAATGGTTGACGCTGCCAGACTTGCTGACGAGCTCCGCGCTGAACAGGATCATGCTCAAACACAGGAGAAACTTCGCAAGGCCCTTGAACAGCAAATCAAGGAACTGCAAGTGAGACTCGACGAAGCTGAAGCTAACGCTCTTAAGGGCGGTAAGAAAGCTATCCAGAAACTTGAACAGAGAGTACGAGAACTTGAAAATGAGCTGGATGGTGAACAGAGGAGGCATGCTGATGCTCAAAAGAACCTCCGTAAGGCTGAGAGACGCATCAAGGAGTTGACGTTCCAGGCTGAGGAGGACCGCAAGAACCACGAACGTATGCAAGACCTTGTTGACAAACTTCAACAGAAGATCAAGACCTACAAGAGGCAGATCGAGGAAGCCGAAGAAATCGCTGCTCTTAACTTAGCCAAGTTCCGCAAAGCACAGCAGGAGTTGGAAGAGGCCGAGGAAAGGGCAGACCTCGCCGAGCAAGCCATCAGCAAATTCCGTGGCAAGGGACGTGCGGGATCCACTGCGAGAGGAGTCAGTCCGGCG GCGTCCGTTAAAGGACGCATCTAG